ATGGCATAATAATTGTCTGTATTCTATCATTTTTATCTACTGCTCCATATGCTTAAAAATAAATATGAAATTAGAAATAAATATGGGTTTAGACATTTTAGTAAACTAAATATCTAAAATTTTTATATAATTATACATAAATTTTTATATAATATTTTTCGAATCTATTGACCTATTGGTCAATCAGCTTAAAACTCTTATGATTAGAGTAGACTAATAAAAAAGGAGGAAGTTATGAAACTTTTTATGAGCTTTATAATCGTAGTAGGTTTGGTTTTTATTCTTTTAACCCCTCAAATGAAAGCGGATTCATCAGGTAATGCGTATCCTATCGTTCTAGTACACGGACTTGGTGGTTGGGGTAGTGAGGAGATTAGTGGCTTTAATTATTGGGGTGGACTAAATAACATTCAATCCCATCTTAATAAAAAAGGGTTTGAAACACACGTTCCAGCCGTTGGGCCAGTATCAAGTAACTGGGATCGTGCAGCTGAACTATATGCTTACATTAAAGGTGGAACCGTTGATTATGGTGCAGAAGCTCATTCAAATCAACATGGTCATGATCGCTATGGAGATACATTCCCTGGTGTTATTAATGATTGGAATAGCACAAATAAAATTCATTTGTTAGGCCACAGCATGGGAGGACAATCATCAAGACAACTAGTAGAGTTCTTGAAATCAGGTAGCGAAGTAGAAAAAACATATCATGAAAACCATCCTGAAGAGGAGGCCATGTCATCATTGTTTGAGGGAGGAAAAGATTGGGTTCATAGTGTAACCACACTCGCTACCCCCCATAACGGTTCAGCTATATCAAACGAATCTGAAGATTTTCTTCCTCTAATTAAATCTTTAATATGGAAATATCTTTCTTTAATGGAAACACATACAGGAAACTCTTTTAACTACGATTTTGATTTAGATCACTGGGGGCTCAAACGTCAATCTGATGAATCACTTCATTCGTATATTGACCGACTCTTCAATAATGCTTTTTGGGAAACAAACGACACCTCTCAATTCGATCTTTCCCTAGAGGGAGCTAATGAGTTCAACAACCAAGTAAAAACATACGAAGACATATATTATTTTTCTTATACGGGGGATGCCACTTATAAGTCTGTTATAAATCAGTATCGTCTTCCTTTACTTTCAATGAATCCACTTTTTTACACGACTAGCTTTTATTTAGGCCGATACGATGACATTTTTTATGGAATAGACTCATCATGGTATCCAAATGACGGACTTGTTAGTGTTCCTTCCTCCCAGTACCCTATAGGTCATTCCGCTAAGGCAGTAACGAGTCAACAATTCGAAAAAGGGGTTTGGAACTATAACCCTACACAATACCGTTGGGATCACACAGACTTTATCGGAATAGATATTTCTGACACTCTTGGTTTTAGTGATATTAAAGGCTATTACAAGGACATTGCCGAAAACCTAGCTTCCTTACCTGAATAAAGAAATAAAGAGTAAAGGAGAAGGGATTAGACCCCTTCTCCTTCATTCTTTTTTACCCTTAATGTAAATGTTGTACCCTTAGTTGAACTTTCCGTTAACTGAAGGTCTCCGTTTTGCGCATGAGCAAGTAGGTGACTAAATGATAAACCTAGACCTAAACCTCTTACTTTATGCTTTTTATCTTCCC
This portion of the Bacillus carboniphilus genome encodes:
- a CDS encoding esterase/lipase family protein, producing MKLFMSFIIVVGLVFILLTPQMKADSSGNAYPIVLVHGLGGWGSEEISGFNYWGGLNNIQSHLNKKGFETHVPAVGPVSSNWDRAAELYAYIKGGTVDYGAEAHSNQHGHDRYGDTFPGVINDWNSTNKIHLLGHSMGGQSSRQLVEFLKSGSEVEKTYHENHPEEEAMSSLFEGGKDWVHSVTTLATPHNGSAISNESEDFLPLIKSLIWKYLSLMETHTGNSFNYDFDLDHWGLKRQSDESLHSYIDRLFNNAFWETNDTSQFDLSLEGANEFNNQVKTYEDIYYFSYTGDATYKSVINQYRLPLLSMNPLFYTTSFYLGRYDDIFYGIDSSWYPNDGLVSVPSSQYPIGHSAKAVTSQQFEKGVWNYNPTQYRWDHTDFIGIDISDTLGFSDIKGYYKDIAENLASLPE